From a single Sphingobium sp. genomic region:
- a CDS encoding TonB-dependent receptor, with translation MRITTLLLSTAALVATPAFAQATLPGNTDSAPADEIVVFGQGETRQVQEIKSEDIQILAPGTSPLKAIEKLPSVNFQSADPFGTYEWSSRVSIRGFNQNQLGYTLDGIPLGDSTYGNNNGLHIGRAITSENIGVTRVSQGAGSIGTQATNNLGGTLEFFSADPADGFGVDANLTYGSENTLRGFTRINFGESDGVRGFVSGVYHNADKWKGGGVQKNWQINAKAIVPVGEAEFDAYFAYSDRAEQDYQDLSLEMIRRLGYNHDNFFPDYARAIAAARGSYVAPINNLDDSYYDASGLRKDTLAAYGLMAPLGERVTFKIKTYYHDNTGQGTWGTPYVASPNGVPMSARTTEYDIQRGGVFSSLEAEVGDHTISVGGWYEHNDFTQARRFYAYESLTNAGRDHTKFLRNPFFTQWLFDFNTDTLQYYVQDKIALGDLTINLGWKGFQVNNEADPRVQGSLAAGKIKSQDWFQPHVGVAYKLSSNAEMFGGFTQVTRAFVSSATSGPFSTTQAGFNALRTRGLKPEESDTFELGARYNDARFNGVVGVYLVNFRNRLLGVPTGPGIVGNPAILQNVGSVRSIGFEAAGDYRLGNGFTVFASYSFTDASYRDNVIVPGATATVIAIKGKDVVDTPKHMLRGEIAYDSDGLFGRLGANYMSKRYFNYLNDRSVPSRLVVDATLGYRFDAGWRQPIELQLNATNLFDKKYVSTIGSNGFGNSGDNQTLLAGAPQQFFATVKVGF, from the coding sequence ATGCGCATCACCACTCTCCTGCTGTCAACGGCGGCACTTGTCGCAACGCCTGCATTTGCCCAAGCAACCCTGCCGGGAAACACCGACAGCGCGCCTGCTGATGAGATTGTCGTCTTCGGCCAAGGCGAAACCCGCCAAGTACAAGAAATCAAATCCGAGGACATCCAGATCCTCGCTCCCGGCACCAGCCCGCTCAAGGCGATTGAAAAGCTGCCTAGTGTGAACTTCCAGTCAGCCGACCCGTTCGGAACATACGAATGGTCAAGCCGCGTATCGATCCGTGGCTTCAACCAGAACCAATTGGGCTATACGCTCGACGGTATCCCGCTTGGTGATTCCACCTATGGTAATAATAACGGCCTGCATATCGGCCGTGCTATCACTTCCGAAAACATCGGCGTGACTCGCGTTTCACAAGGTGCAGGCTCAATTGGCACTCAGGCGACCAACAATCTCGGCGGCACGCTGGAATTCTTTTCCGCCGATCCCGCAGACGGTTTTGGCGTTGATGCCAATCTGACCTATGGATCGGAAAACACCCTCCGCGGCTTCACACGCATCAATTTTGGCGAAAGCGACGGTGTTCGCGGTTTCGTTTCGGGCGTTTATCATAACGCCGACAAATGGAAGGGCGGCGGCGTTCAGAAAAACTGGCAGATCAATGCCAAGGCAATTGTACCGGTCGGTGAGGCAGAGTTCGATGCCTATTTCGCTTATTCCGACCGGGCCGAACAGGACTATCAGGACCTGTCACTCGAGATGATCCGGCGCCTCGGATATAATCACGACAATTTCTTTCCCGACTATGCCCGTGCGATTGCGGCAGCACGTGGTAGCTATGTTGCACCGATCAACAATCTTGACGACAGCTATTATGACGCGTCCGGACTGCGCAAGGATACACTCGCGGCTTATGGTTTGATGGCTCCGCTCGGCGAAAGGGTGACCTTCAAGATCAAAACCTATTACCATGACAATACCGGTCAGGGCACTTGGGGCACACCTTATGTCGCCAGCCCTAACGGGGTACCGATGTCCGCTCGCACTACGGAATATGATATTCAGCGCGGCGGTGTTTTTAGCTCGCTGGAAGCGGAAGTTGGGGATCATACAATCAGCGTGGGCGGCTGGTATGAACATAATGATTTCACGCAGGCACGGCGTTTCTACGCTTATGAAAGCCTTACAAATGCCGGGCGCGATCACACCAAGTTTTTACGCAATCCATTTTTCACCCAGTGGCTGTTCGATTTCAACACCGACACCCTGCAATATTATGTGCAGGACAAGATCGCGTTGGGCGACCTGACCATCAACCTCGGCTGGAAGGGTTTCCAGGTCAACAACGAGGCCGACCCGCGCGTGCAGGGTTCGCTTGCCGCGGGCAAGATCAAGTCACAAGACTGGTTCCAGCCGCATGTCGGCGTGGCATACAAGCTCAGCAGCAATGCCGAAATGTTCGGCGGCTTCACCCAAGTGACCCGCGCATTTGTATCGTCTGCGACCAGCGGTCCCTTTTCGACGACACAGGCGGGTTTCAATGCACTGCGCACGCGTGGTCTTAAGCCAGAAGAATCGGACACGTTTGAACTGGGCGCTCGTTATAATGACGCGCGGTTCAACGGCGTGGTCGGAGTTTATTTGGTCAACTTCAGGAACCGATTGCTGGGCGTTCCGACAGGCCCCGGCATCGTCGGCAACCCGGCAATCCTGCAAAATGTCGGTTCGGTACGCTCGATCGGATTCGAGGCAGCAGGCGATTACCGCCTCGGCAACGGATTTACAGTGTTCGCATCCTACAGCTTTACCGATGCAAGCTATCGCGACAATGTCATTGTCCCGGGTGCCACGGCAACAGTCATCGCGATCAAGGGCAAGGACGTGGTCGATACACCAAAGCATATGCTGCGCGGTGAAATCGCATATGACAGCGATGGCCTTTTCGGTCGCTTGGGCGCCAATTACATGAGCAAACGCTACTTCAACTATCTGAATGATCGCTCGGTTCCTTCGCGCCTAGTCGTCGATGCCACATTGGGCTATCGCTTTGATGCAGGCTGGCGTCAGCCAATCGAGTTGCAGCTGAATGCCACCAACCTATTCGACAAGAAATATGTATCGACGATCGGTTCAAACGGGTTTGGCAATAGCGGTGACAACCAGACGCTGCTCGCAGGGGCTCCGCAGCAGTTCTTTGCGACGGTCAAGGTCGGATTCTGA
- a CDS encoding prepilin peptidase: MDILLYVGPLVSAILAGMCGAIIGSYIGVIVLRWPRSEQTVAGRSTCDGCGRTLSWYEMLPLLSWVALRGRCAQCRAPIDGIQPLSEALSAAVAFTVFLLLPPTAAFAWLTLLLLLLPIAMLDARHFWLPDRLTIALAAVGTIGGSVTSGGSGLATRLMGAVLAYLLLEALRRTYMVLRHREGMGAGDPKLAAAIALWCAPLDLPLLLLGASGFGLVLVLFATVRGRDVTRLPFGTCLALAVPLLLCSQWFSYWF; encoded by the coding sequence GTGGACATATTGCTTTACGTCGGCCCTCTGGTTTCCGCCATTCTTGCTGGTATGTGCGGTGCAATCATCGGAAGCTATATCGGGGTCATCGTATTGCGTTGGCCGCGATCGGAACAGACCGTGGCGGGCCGCTCGACATGTGACGGATGTGGTCGGACACTCTCGTGGTACGAAATGCTGCCGCTGCTGTCATGGGTAGCGCTGCGCGGGCGATGCGCCCAATGCCGAGCGCCGATTGATGGCATACAGCCGTTAAGCGAGGCGTTGAGTGCAGCTGTTGCTTTCACGGTCTTTCTTTTGCTGCCACCAACAGCGGCGTTCGCTTGGTTAACATTGTTGCTGCTGCTGCTGCCCATTGCGATGCTGGACGCACGGCATTTCTGGTTACCTGACCGGCTGACGATAGCCCTTGCAGCGGTCGGAACCATTGGTGGCAGTGTCACTTCTGGCGGGTCTGGACTTGCTACGCGGCTGATGGGTGCCGTGCTTGCCTATTTGCTGCTCGAAGCGCTGCGCCGTACTTATATGGTGCTTCGCCACCGAGAAGGTATGGGGGCAGGAGACCCGAAACTGGCTGCTGCGATTGCACTTTGGTGTGCCCCGCTCGATCTGCCTCTGTTGCTGTTGGGGGCCAGTGGTTTCGGCTTGGTGCTTGTTTTATTTGCGACTGTGCGAGGACGTGATGTCACACGGCTCCCATTCGGCACCTGTCTTGCTTTGGCTGTTCCCCTACTTCTATGTAGCCAATGGTTTTCGTATTGGTTTTAG
- a CDS encoding UDP-2,3-diacylglucosamine diphosphatase, whose translation MLNNVETAARNLTAPPAASPPDWIAYPEPKSFRPKARFRTIWVSDIHLGTKGCNAELLLDFLQSTESETLYLVGDIIDGWRLRKGWYWPDTHNEVVRRILKIAHRGTRVVFIVGNHDEMLRDYAGFSFGGIELAREAIHETADGRLLLITHGDAFDGVVLYARWLAFLGDKAYELLLKANVWLNRLRKWFNLPYWSLSSYLKKRVKNAVQYVCAFEDAVAREAAERGVDGVVCGHIHCAEIRQIGETTYYNDGDWVESCTALTEAFDGSMQIVDWLEVHRSEHASRKVRETV comes from the coding sequence ATGTTGAATAATGTTGAAACCGCAGCAAGAAATCTTACCGCTCCTCCAGCAGCTAGTCCTCCAGACTGGATAGCATATCCGGAGCCAAAAAGTTTTCGACCTAAGGCGCGGTTTCGCACGATTTGGGTTTCGGACATTCACCTCGGTACAAAGGGCTGCAATGCCGAACTGCTGCTCGATTTTCTGCAATCCACCGAAAGCGAGACGCTCTACCTCGTCGGTGATATCATCGACGGCTGGCGGCTGCGCAAGGGTTGGTATTGGCCCGACACCCATAATGAAGTCGTGCGTAGGATTTTGAAGATCGCGCATCGCGGGACGCGGGTTGTGTTCATTGTCGGCAATCATGACGAAATGCTCCGCGATTATGCAGGTTTCTCCTTCGGCGGGATCGAACTGGCGCGGGAAGCAATCCACGAAACTGCTGATGGACGGTTGCTCCTGATAACCCATGGTGACGCTTTTGATGGCGTCGTGCTCTACGCACGTTGGCTCGCCTTTCTCGGCGACAAAGCCTATGAATTACTGCTCAAGGCTAATGTCTGGCTGAACCGGCTGCGCAAGTGGTTCAACCTGCCCTATTGGTCACTGTCATCTTATCTGAAAAAGCGGGTTAAAAACGCGGTCCAATATGTCTGCGCATTCGAGGATGCGGTGGCACGCGAGGCTGCGGAGCGCGGTGTGGACGGCGTGGTATGCGGCCATATTCATTGCGCCGAAATTCGCCAGATTGGCGAGACAACTTATTACAACGACGGCGACTGGGTGGAGAGCTGCACCGCGCTGACCGAAGCATTTGATGGCAGCATGCAAATTGTAGACTGGCTCGAAGTACATCGCAGTGAACATGCGTCCCGGAAAGTGCGGGAGACTGTATGA
- a CDS encoding TonB-dependent receptor, with protein MSSDNISKTFRQFLLCGAAFVAVPAIAQAPGSEELPANEDAIIVTGSRPIAESEAAALVIQKNSDSLVTVAASDSVGRLPDQNIAQAAGRLPGLAVERDQGQARYLSLRGAPNYWTTLSFDGINIVSPEGRDARFDSIPSALASQIVVSKAVTPDMPGETISGNVNIITRSPLDYDGFRLSGKLGGGKVDYGSREEYEGSLTLSNVFDTNVGEIGVLLSGSYYERNMVTDNFETDWEQVSQDRRPGFENRFWARETENKLYRLTRKNWSVSGRVDFRPDADNTISLRSLYTIFTDDEARDNYIFDMDDRQGDLVANTAACATAPTNTPTTSAYADVCNNNAFLGTVYGIDINQRSTLRAFRQSVFTNTAEGSHRLGDDWGFKWVANYTVSKDDRSVVGEARWDSPSTRNLRPTIAYDFADGRFQRIALFTTNQLASPTRFQAGTPVTAIDGFTKPLSSLRRLIAVDPTKAYTFKAELARDIDLFGGEGRIRAGFQYDQRTKINREREILLNTAAQFAAIGMPTSYSAFSLDRPFRGEIPLGYSFRYFSQDAMRDATDRAAELFPSTPVSGNHYNVRERILAGYLMANSKFDGGSFIGGVRVEKVTNRGQSLATIPGVTGTVETESSSTLAFPSLHVNFDVTDEQKFRVGFTSGAARADYDQMRPNVVVDDANQRISGGNPAIKPERAYGVDAYYEYYAQPQGYFMLGAFYKRVEEVLYTSRRSFGSDALNFGGIDRSGYAFSGIVNGGKGRIYGVEAAVQAQLEPYTEQLGLPDWMGGFGITANATWNDAKVTKPALLDNLGVQLVPSRRVPLPGTSEAVFNVGGYYEKYGLSLRLQYQKRTTWADGFADNLADAGDTYWAADDELDFSARYELFEGFEVYFDASNLLNNPGRRYSDPSNLLNALGIPAQRNGQYTIEWERFGSRYTGGVRFTF; from the coding sequence ATGTCATCCGATAATATTTCTAAAACGTTCCGGCAGTTTCTTCTCTGTGGCGCAGCATTTGTTGCTGTTCCGGCCATCGCGCAAGCGCCCGGCAGTGAGGAATTGCCAGCCAATGAGGATGCGATCATTGTCACCGGGAGTCGACCGATTGCCGAATCGGAAGCAGCCGCGCTTGTCATCCAGAAGAATTCGGATTCGCTGGTAACAGTCGCTGCGTCAGATTCGGTCGGCCGCCTTCCGGACCAGAATATTGCACAGGCAGCTGGCCGTCTTCCCGGCCTGGCGGTCGAACGCGATCAGGGGCAGGCGCGTTATCTTTCGCTGCGCGGGGCGCCCAATTACTGGACCACGCTGTCATTTGACGGCATCAACATCGTCAGCCCCGAAGGCCGCGATGCACGTTTCGACAGCATCCCCAGCGCGCTTGCCTCGCAGATTGTGGTATCGAAGGCCGTGACGCCGGACATGCCCGGCGAGACGATCTCGGGCAACGTCAATATCATCACCCGCTCGCCGCTCGATTATGACGGTTTCCGCCTGTCGGGCAAACTGGGAGGCGGCAAGGTCGATTATGGCAGCCGCGAGGAATATGAAGGTTCGCTGACGCTTTCTAACGTCTTCGACACCAATGTCGGTGAAATCGGCGTGCTGCTCTCAGGTAGCTATTATGAGCGCAACATGGTCACCGACAATTTCGAAACCGACTGGGAACAGGTATCGCAGGATCGCCGCCCCGGGTTCGAGAACCGCTTCTGGGCGCGTGAGACTGAAAACAAGCTCTATCGCTTGACGCGAAAGAACTGGTCGGTTTCCGGCCGGGTCGATTTCCGCCCGGATGCGGACAACACTATCTCGCTGCGCTCGCTTTACACCATCTTCACCGATGATGAGGCGCGAGACAATTATATCTTCGATATGGACGATCGGCAGGGAGATCTTGTCGCCAATACTGCCGCATGTGCGACTGCGCCAACCAACACCCCGACGACCAGCGCCTATGCAGATGTCTGTAATAACAACGCGTTCCTTGGCACGGTCTATGGCATCGACATCAACCAACGTTCAACGCTGCGCGCCTTTCGCCAGTCTGTGTTCACCAACACTGCCGAAGGCAGCCATCGTCTCGGCGACGATTGGGGCTTCAAATGGGTGGCCAATTACACGGTCTCGAAAGATGACCGTTCGGTCGTCGGCGAAGCGCGTTGGGACAGCCCATCGACGCGTAACCTGCGCCCGACCATCGCTTATGATTTTGCCGATGGTCGATTCCAGCGGATCGCCCTGTTCACGACCAACCAGCTTGCCAGCCCGACTCGCTTTCAGGCGGGTACGCCGGTGACGGCAATCGACGGCTTTACCAAACCTCTGTCGTCGCTGCGCCGCCTGATCGCGGTTGATCCGACCAAGGCATATACCTTCAAGGCCGAACTAGCCCGAGACATCGACCTATTCGGCGGTGAAGGCCGCATCCGCGCCGGTTTCCAATATGACCAGCGAACGAAGATCAACCGCGAGCGCGAAATATTGCTCAATACAGCTGCACAATTTGCGGCTATCGGCATGCCGACCAGCTATTCGGCCTTCTCGCTCGACAGGCCATTTCGCGGCGAAATCCCGCTTGGTTATTCGTTCCGATATTTCAGCCAAGACGCAATGCGCGATGCTACTGACCGCGCCGCGGAGCTTTTCCCTTCGACCCCGGTGAGCGGCAATCATTACAATGTGCGGGAACGCATCCTTGCCGGCTATTTGATGGCGAATAGCAAGTTTGACGGGGGTAGCTTCATCGGCGGCGTCCGTGTGGAAAAAGTCACCAACCGTGGGCAGTCGCTTGCGACCATCCCGGGCGTTACCGGTACGGTCGAAACCGAGAGCAGCAGCACGCTGGCCTTCCCCAGCCTTCATGTCAATTTCGACGTGACCGATGAACAAAAGTTCCGAGTTGGCTTCACCAGCGGCGCAGCACGTGCGGATTACGACCAGATGCGCCCCAATGTCGTGGTGGACGATGCAAACCAGCGCATTTCCGGCGGCAATCCTGCTATTAAGCCCGAGCGGGCCTATGGCGTCGACGCTTATTACGAATATTATGCCCAGCCGCAGGGCTATTTCATGCTGGGGGCCTTCTACAAGCGCGTGGAGGAGGTGCTCTACACCTCGCGTCGCAGTTTTGGCTCAGATGCTCTCAACTTCGGCGGCATCGACCGGTCTGGCTATGCATTTAGCGGGATCGTGAATGGCGGCAAGGGGCGTATCTATGGCGTCGAAGCCGCCGTCCAAGCGCAGCTCGAACCTTATACCGAGCAGCTCGGTCTGCCCGACTGGATGGGCGGGTTCGGTATCACAGCCAATGCGACCTGGAACGATGCTAAGGTGACCAAGCCTGCACTGCTCGACAATTTAGGGGTGCAGCTTGTGCCATCGCGTCGGGTACCGCTTCCTGGAACCTCGGAAGCTGTGTTCAATGTTGGCGGCTATTATGAAAAATATGGCCTATCGCTTCGCCTGCAATATCAAAAGCGCACGACCTGGGCAGACGGTTTTGCCGATAACTTGGCCGACGCCGGCGATACCTATTGGGCGGCTGATGACGAGCTCGATTTTTCTGCCCGTTACGAACTATTCGAGGGCTTCGAAGTCTATTTTGACGCCTCGAACCTGCTGAACAATCCAGGACGCCGTTATTCCGATCCCTCGAACCTGCTAAACGCACTCGGCATTCCGGCACAGCGTAATGGCCAGTACACGATCGAATGGGAGCGTTTCGGCAGCCGTTATACCGGCGGCGTCCGCTTCACATTCTGA
- a CDS encoding ParA family protein: MTIIAVFSPKGGVGKTTIAVNLAWCAARQGAPVLLWEIDPQRGASFLLGEDELPTDPMLPIFARERPVNSAIVHTEVDHLDLLPADNSLLNLDSFFSRLGKKRRLARIASDLQEEYQTIFLDCPPAMNEVGRQILRAADLIIVPLSPSPLARRALDEVMRQLALMTKSSAVVLPVFSMIDRRRSLHKEACKAQPDWPVIPMSSAIEQIAVQRAPIGSCGGNCLAADAFAKLWTAIDRKLGSLSRP; encoded by the coding sequence TTGACAATAATCGCCGTCTTCAGCCCCAAGGGAGGCGTCGGGAAAACCACAATTGCGGTTAATCTTGCCTGGTGTGCGGCACGCCAAGGCGCTCCAGTGCTCTTATGGGAAATAGATCCCCAACGCGGCGCATCATTTTTGCTTGGTGAAGACGAACTTCCCACAGACCCCATGCTGCCTATATTTGCCCGAGAACGGCCTGTAAATTCTGCCATAGTTCATACCGAGGTCGACCATCTTGATCTTTTGCCGGCAGACAATAGCCTGCTAAATCTTGATAGTTTCTTCTCGCGACTAGGCAAAAAGCGCCGACTCGCCCGCATCGCATCAGATTTGCAAGAAGAGTATCAAACGATTTTTCTTGATTGTCCGCCTGCCATGAATGAGGTCGGCCGGCAGATCTTGCGCGCCGCAGATCTGATTATAGTCCCGCTATCTCCCTCACCGCTTGCGCGAAGGGCGCTCGACGAAGTTATGCGCCAATTGGCCTTGATGACAAAGTCATCCGCAGTGGTGCTGCCGGTGTTCTCAATGATCGACCGGCGACGATCGCTTCATAAGGAAGCATGCAAAGCCCAACCTGACTGGCCAGTAATACCTATGTCGAGCGCAATCGAACAAATCGCTGTACAGCGCGCGCCAATAGGAAGCTGTGGCGGCAACTGCCTTGCGGCTGATGCCTTTGCAAAATTATGGACAGCTATTGATCGCAAGCTCGGCTCATTATCCCGACCATGA
- a CDS encoding response regulator transcription factor translates to MTDRKTVLFTTHRPTLLTELQRERPDLAVMVIGSTVPPLDPSSATWCFVDFVMHPISGIEMCRRLRNELATHEANITMVFEELDSDLVSRALKAGADDYTIGTLAISDILHRLDTKSIPTTWLNAKIELGELAIEPLARRIRYRGQRVDLAPNEFNLLLHLAHQPDRVFTREDIIKLIGKPSEEIDTRTVDVWIGRLRKALKLGGAPDIIRTVRPMGYMLEIN, encoded by the coding sequence ATGACGGATCGGAAGACAGTGCTCTTTACAACGCACCGCCCTACCCTCCTCACGGAATTGCAGAGGGAGCGCCCTGACCTAGCAGTAATGGTCATTGGATCAACGGTTCCTCCTTTAGATCCATCATCCGCAACCTGGTGCTTCGTCGATTTTGTAATGCACCCGATTTCGGGAATTGAAATGTGCCGCCGGCTTCGCAATGAACTGGCGACACACGAAGCCAACATAACGATGGTGTTTGAGGAACTGGATTCCGATCTTGTCTCTCGCGCGCTGAAGGCGGGAGCTGATGACTATACGATCGGAACACTGGCAATTAGTGACATCTTACACCGGCTAGACACCAAGTCGATCCCGACAACTTGGTTGAACGCTAAGATCGAGCTTGGCGAATTGGCAATTGAGCCGCTCGCTCGCCGGATCAGATACAGAGGCCAAAGGGTGGATTTGGCACCCAACGAATTCAATTTACTTCTGCATCTTGCGCATCAGCCGGACCGGGTCTTTACCCGCGAGGACATTATCAAGCTGATTGGCAAACCATCCGAGGAAATAGACACTCGCACAGTCGATGTCTGGATCGGCCGGCTCAGGAAGGCGCTCAAACTGGGTGGTGCACCTGACATTATTCGAACGGTTCGTCCCATGGGATATATGCTTGAGATTAATTGA
- a CDS encoding glycosyltransferase family 1 protein produces MRIAIVTDAWFPQVNGVVRSLVMTVSILQRRGYEIELVTPDQFATLPIPGYREIRLAVAPRFRVRKTLGNYRPDIVHIVTEGPIGWAARSWCISRNVPFTTAFHTRFPDYAAVRTGISADRFWPIMRRFHKPARAVLVSTFSLIEELEKRGIRNSRLWSRGIDKSVFRSGLPPLEALADLPRPILLSVGRVASEKNLPAFLNAPVAGTKVIVGDGPALAQLRARFPDAIFLGALFGEELARAYCSADVFVFPSRTDTFGLVVIEALACGLPVAAYPVAGPIDILGRSGRGNFDQLSEPAGVVDESLSHAIIRAQSASPQSATELGSSFDWEKCTDQFLSALIDAVESPSEEIQKLLPA; encoded by the coding sequence ATGAGGATCGCGATTGTAACAGATGCCTGGTTCCCGCAGGTCAATGGCGTTGTACGCAGCCTTGTCATGACAGTATCGATCCTCCAGCGGCGAGGTTACGAGATTGAACTGGTGACACCTGATCAGTTCGCGACATTGCCGATCCCGGGCTATAGAGAAATCCGTTTGGCGGTCGCTCCTCGGTTCCGGGTCCGAAAGACATTGGGCAACTATCGGCCCGATATCGTGCATATCGTAACGGAGGGTCCGATCGGATGGGCAGCGCGGTCATGGTGCATAAGCCGCAATGTTCCTTTTACAACAGCCTTCCATACGCGCTTTCCAGACTATGCGGCAGTGCGGACAGGCATTTCGGCCGATCGGTTCTGGCCCATCATGCGCCGTTTCCACAAGCCTGCCCGAGCGGTGCTTGTTTCGACCTTCAGTTTGATCGAAGAGCTGGAAAAACGGGGGATTAGAAATTCCCGACTGTGGTCACGCGGCATCGACAAATCGGTATTCCGCTCCGGCCTGCCACCCCTTGAGGCGCTGGCCGACTTGCCACGTCCAATTTTGTTGTCCGTCGGACGGGTAGCGTCCGAGAAGAACTTGCCTGCATTTTTAAATGCCCCCGTTGCCGGGACCAAAGTTATAGTAGGCGACGGTCCGGCGCTTGCGCAATTGCGCGCACGGTTCCCGGATGCCATTTTTCTAGGCGCACTGTTCGGCGAGGAACTCGCACGCGCTTATTGCAGTGCAGATGTTTTTGTCTTTCCCAGCCGCACCGACACTTTTGGTCTGGTGGTCATTGAAGCGCTTGCCTGCGGTCTGCCGGTAGCGGCCTACCCCGTCGCCGGCCCGATAGATATATTGGGGCGTTCGGGTAGAGGCAATTTTGATCAGCTGTCCGAACCGGCCGGCGTGGTCGATGAATCGCTTTCGCACGCCATTATCCGGGCGCAATCGGCATCGCCTCAATCAGCAACAGAATTGGGATCCAGTTTTGACTGGGAAAAATGCACCGACCAGTTTCTCAGCGCGCTTATCGATGCAGTCGAAAGCCCGTCGGAAGAAATTCAGAAATTACTGCCTGCCTGA
- a CDS encoding ectonucleotide pyrophosphatase/phosphodiesterase has product MMPRLLAAAALLSPGAVVAEPVLLISIDGLQPADILEAEKRGIDIPNLQRFVTQGSYASAVVGVLPTVTYPSHATLITGVSPAEHGIVSNTGFDPLQINQSGWYWYASDFKVPTLWDAAAKAGLKTANVHWPVSVGATSITFNLPQIWRTGHGDDIKLMKVLATAGLVDRLEKSVGQTYAQGIDESIVGDENRSLFAEALIREEKPDFMTVYFTALDHEQHEKGPDTAEAHRVLKRIDTIVGRLVNAQMKADPDAVIAIASDHGFAATSTEINLYRAFIDAGLIKLDSAGRIKSWQAAPWNSGGSSAIMLANPDDAAVAARVQALLEKLKSDPANKIANLAVPEDVASMGGNPRASFYVNFEYGAYAGGFKGVDAPLVAPSASKGMHGYFPRGSRMRSSFMIMGKDVSAKRDLGEIDMRMIAPMLAAHLGISLSHRTP; this is encoded by the coding sequence ATGATGCCCCGCCTTCTGGCTGCTGCCGCCCTGCTCTCCCCTGGGGCAGTAGTGGCCGAGCCTGTGCTGCTGATCTCGATTGACGGCCTGCAACCGGCCGATATCCTTGAAGCAGAAAAGCGGGGCATCGACATCCCGAACCTGCAAAGGTTCGTAACGCAAGGCAGCTACGCCAGCGCCGTTGTTGGCGTGCTGCCGACCGTCACTTATCCCAGCCATGCGACTTTGATTACCGGGGTTTCACCCGCCGAACATGGCATCGTGTCGAACACCGGATTTGATCCACTTCAGATTAACCAGTCAGGCTGGTATTGGTACGCCAGCGATTTCAAAGTCCCAACTTTATGGGATGCCGCTGCCAAGGCGGGGCTCAAGACCGCAAATGTACATTGGCCGGTCAGCGTTGGCGCGACATCAATCACGTTCAACTTGCCGCAAATCTGGCGCACCGGGCATGGCGACGACATCAAGCTGATGAAGGTTCTGGCAACGGCTGGTCTTGTCGATCGTCTCGAAAAATCCGTTGGACAAACCTACGCCCAAGGCATTGACGAAAGCATTGTGGGCGATGAAAATCGGTCGCTGTTTGCCGAAGCCTTGATCCGCGAGGAAAAGCCGGATTTCATGACCGTTTATTTCACTGCTCTTGATCATGAGCAGCATGAAAAGGGACCAGACACCGCTGAAGCGCACCGTGTCCTTAAGCGCATTGATACAATCGTCGGCCGACTGGTCAACGCGCAGATGAAGGCTGATCCCGATGCGGTGATCGCTATCGCATCGGACCACGGCTTCGCGGCAACTTCAACCGAGATTAATCTCTATAGGGCTTTCATCGATGCCGGCCTGATCAAGCTCGATTCCGCTGGCAGGATCAAGAGCTGGCAAGCAGCGCCCTGGAATTCTGGTGGCTCGAGCGCGATCATGCTCGCCAACCCCGATGATGCAGCGGTTGCAGCCCGCGTCCAGGCGCTTCTCGAGAAACTCAAAAGCGATCCTGCCAACAAGATCGCGAACTTAGCTGTTCCTGAAGATGTCGCGTCCATGGGCGGTAATCCAAGAGCCAGCTTCTATGTCAATTTCGAATACGGAGCCTATGCCGGGGGGTTCAAAGGCGTTGATGCACCGCTGGTTGCTCCCTCTGCTTCGAAAGGCATGCACGGCTATTTTCCCCGCGGCAGCAGAATGCGATCATCATTCATGATTATGGGTAAGGATGTGTCTGCAAAACGCGACCTCGGCGAAATCGACATGCGCATGATAGCGCCAATGCTTGCCGCGCATCTTGGCATCAGCCTTAGCCATAGAACGCCATAG